The Methylomusa anaerophila genome has a segment encoding these proteins:
- a CDS encoding RelA/SpoT family protein: MGNENNENNENEAKKERIPNVDGLLDKIQIYQPDAPIDLVVKAYEFACQAHTGQLRVSGEAYICHPIGIAHILADLQIDAVTISASLLHDVVEDTTVTLEQLEKEFGKEIAMLVDGVTKLSRIEYKSKEEQQLENYRKMFLAMAKDIRVVLIKLADRLHNMQTLKFMAPHKQQEIARETLEIFAPLANRLGISSIKWELEDLSFRFLEPDNYYKLVEQVKQKRKEREAIITDAIQLMSERLEAVGIKAEIQGRPKHFYSIYKKMKKNHKQDVSEIYDLSAIRVIVETVKDCYGALGIVHTLWKPLPGRFKDYIAMPKSNMYQSLHTTVIGQSGQPLEIQIRTYEMHRISEYGIAAHWRYKEGGKGGSKDFDQKLSWLRQLLDWHKDIRDPREFIETVKLDVFADEVFVFTPKGDVLDLPAGSVPIDFAYRVHTDVGHRCVGAKVNGKIVPLEYKLVNGDIVEVITSKQSNGPSRDWLNVVGSSETRNKIRQWFKKEKREENIAKGQEMIERESKKLGYDWRELIKGDGLHEVAKKTNIASADDLLAALGYGGVTLHGVMTKLIEAYKKEIKKETPPDISAVLAELKPKRTKSKASHGILVKGESGLMVRLARCCNPLPGDEIVGYITRGRGVSVHRADCPNILNNPEEYERMIEVSWDLTGNSLYKVSIEIVGMDRSNLLSDIMMITADSKVSVTSLNARVQKNKTVVINIDLDIANLLQLEYIMTKMRRVVDVYNVHRTTQTGGVG, from the coding sequence ATGGGCAATGAGAATAATGAAAATAACGAAAATGAGGCTAAAAAGGAGAGAATACCAAACGTTGACGGCCTATTAGATAAAATTCAAATTTATCAACCAGATGCGCCAATTGATTTGGTTGTAAAAGCATATGAATTTGCCTGCCAGGCTCATACCGGTCAGTTAAGGGTTTCCGGCGAAGCATATATTTGTCACCCAATAGGGATAGCCCACATTTTAGCTGATTTACAAATTGATGCCGTTACAATAAGTGCAAGCCTTCTTCATGATGTAGTGGAGGACACTACAGTTACTCTTGAACAGTTGGAAAAAGAATTCGGCAAAGAAATTGCAATGCTTGTTGACGGAGTAACCAAACTTAGCCGAATTGAGTATAAGTCCAAGGAAGAACAACAACTTGAAAACTATCGCAAGATGTTTCTGGCCATGGCTAAGGACATTCGCGTCGTATTAATCAAGTTGGCAGATCGTTTGCATAATATGCAGACATTGAAATTCATGGCGCCCCATAAGCAGCAGGAAATTGCCAGAGAGACCCTTGAAATATTTGCACCATTAGCTAACCGCTTAGGAATTTCAAGTATAAAATGGGAGCTGGAAGATCTCTCTTTTCGATTTTTAGAACCGGACAACTATTACAAGCTGGTAGAGCAGGTTAAACAGAAGCGTAAAGAAAGAGAAGCGATCATTACCGACGCAATCCAGCTTATGTCTGAGCGCCTGGAAGCTGTTGGCATAAAAGCGGAAATACAGGGGCGTCCCAAACATTTTTATAGTATTTATAAAAAGATGAAAAAAAACCACAAACAAGACGTAAGCGAAATTTATGACTTGTCCGCGATTCGAGTTATTGTGGAAACCGTTAAAGATTGTTATGGCGCCCTCGGGATTGTTCATACTCTTTGGAAACCATTGCCTGGGCGATTTAAGGATTATATTGCCATGCCCAAGTCTAATATGTACCAGTCATTACATACAACGGTTATCGGGCAGTCCGGCCAGCCTCTCGAAATTCAAATACGAACGTATGAGATGCACCGGATTTCCGAATATGGCATTGCCGCTCACTGGCGTTATAAGGAAGGCGGTAAAGGCGGCAGCAAAGATTTCGATCAAAAATTGTCCTGGCTCCGCCAGTTGCTGGACTGGCATAAGGATATACGCGATCCGCGAGAATTTATTGAAACAGTCAAGTTAGATGTTTTTGCCGACGAGGTATTTGTTTTTACTCCCAAAGGTGATGTGCTTGACTTACCCGCCGGATCGGTGCCTATTGACTTTGCTTATCGTGTCCATACAGATGTGGGACATCGTTGTGTTGGCGCGAAAGTTAATGGTAAAATCGTACCGCTTGAGTACAAACTGGTAAACGGCGATATAGTTGAAGTCATAACTTCCAAGCAAAGTAACGGACCTAGCCGGGATTGGTTAAATGTAGTCGGGTCTTCCGAAACTAGGAACAAGATTCGACAATGGTTTAAAAAAGAAAAACGGGAGGAAAACATCGCCAAAGGCCAGGAAATGATCGAACGGGAAAGCAAGAAGCTCGGTTATGATTGGCGGGAACTTATTAAGGGCGATGGGCTCCATGAAGTTGCGAAAAAAACAAATATCGCCAGTGCGGATGATCTTTTGGCGGCACTAGGGTACGGTGGTGTCACTCTTCATGGAGTAATGACGAAACTTATCGAAGCCTATAAAAAAGAAATTAAAAAAGAGACGCCGCCGGATATTTCCGCTGTTTTAGCTGAATTAAAGCCTAAACGCACCAAGAGTAAGGCCAGTCATGGAATACTGGTAAAAGGCGAATCCGGCTTAATGGTGCGACTGGCCAGATGTTGCAATCCTTTGCCTGGAGATGAGATTGTCGGTTATATAACCAGAGGCCGAGGCGTCTCGGTACATCGTGCCGACTGCCCGAACATTCTAAATAATCCTGAAGAATATGAGCGTATGATAGAAGTGAGTTGGGATTTGACCGGCAATAGCTTATATAAAGTATCCATTGAAATTGTCGGTATGGATCGCTCCAATCTTTTATCCGATATCATGATGATTACCGCCGATTCCAAGGTAAGTGTCACTTCGTTGAATGCCAGAGTGCAGAAAAATAAAACTGTGGTTATTAATATAGATTTGGATATAGCTAACTTATTGCAACTGGAATACATTATGACGAAGATGCGGCGAGTTGTGGATGTTTATAATGTGCACCGAACCACGCAGACAGGAGGGGTTGGATAA
- the dtd gene encoding D-aminoacyl-tRNA deacylase, which produces MRAVVQRTDQASVTVDGQIIAGIKQGLTVFLGIGQGDTEQDAIYLAEKIVNLRIFPDEAGKMNLSLKDVQGDILVISQFTLFGDCRKGRRPGFDGAAPPLEAKALYEKFSELCRQMGVNALCGQFQAEMLVHLTNHGPVTMLLDSKRTF; this is translated from the coding sequence ATGCGGGCGGTAGTTCAGCGGACCGACCAAGCCAGTGTGACTGTCGATGGTCAGATTATTGCCGGAATTAAGCAAGGATTAACGGTTTTTTTAGGCATAGGGCAGGGGGATACTGAGCAGGATGCCATTTATCTGGCGGAAAAAATTGTTAATTTGCGCATTTTTCCTGATGAGGCGGGCAAAATGAATTTATCCCTTAAAGATGTTCAGGGTGACATATTAGTGATTTCCCAGTTCACCCTGTTTGGGGATTGCCGCAAGGGAAGACGTCCCGGGTTTGATGGCGCTGCACCGCCATTGGAAGCGAAAGCGCTGTATGAAAAATTCTCGGAGCTTTGCCGTCAAATGGGGGTTAACGCTTTATGCGGACAGTTCCAAGCAGAAATGCTGGTGCATCTTACCAATCATGGTCCTGTTACCATGTTACTTGACAGCAAACGTACTTTTTAG
- a CDS encoding MBL fold metallo-hydrolase, with amino-acid sequence MKIFKMEVGQIGTNCYILCCEDTLEAAVIDPGGDAEEIIAVINREKLNVKYIINTHGHADHIAANSRIKSVTGAAVLIHADDADMLTSAQLNLSLYIGAGITCEPADKLLNDGDNIGIGHSKIKVIHTPGHTPGGICLLVEDTLFAGDTLFAESVGRTDFPGGSHSQLIQNIKNKLLTLPDEIKVLPGHGPATTIGRERKMNPFIQ; translated from the coding sequence ATGAAAATATTTAAAATGGAGGTCGGACAGATTGGAACCAATTGTTACATTCTTTGCTGCGAAGATACCTTAGAGGCAGCAGTTATAGATCCGGGGGGAGATGCCGAAGAAATTATTGCCGTAATAAACCGTGAAAAACTTAATGTAAAGTATATTATTAATACGCATGGCCATGCAGATCATATAGCTGCAAATTCAAGGATAAAGTCCGTGACAGGTGCTGCTGTCCTTATTCACGCTGACGATGCGGATATGTTGACTAGCGCTCAGTTGAATCTATCTCTATACATTGGAGCAGGCATCACCTGTGAGCCGGCAGACAAACTGCTCAATGACGGCGACAACATCGGGATTGGTCATAGCAAAATTAAGGTAATTCATACTCCTGGACATACCCCGGGCGGAATATGCCTGCTTGTGGAAGATACACTATTCGCCGGTGACACCTTGTTTGCTGAATCTGTCGGTAGAACGGATTTCCCCGGAGGATCTCATAGTCAGCTGATTCAAAACATCAAAAATAAGCTGCTGACTCTGCCGGATGAGATTAAAGTGTTGCCGGGCCATGGACCTGCCACTACGATAGGACGGGAACGTAAAATGAATCCGTTTATCCAGTAA
- a CDS encoding AI-2E family transporter: MTKSPAVWIKVGVLLAGLYFLSQVSSIYLPVILAMVLSFVLNPLVNKIAGIPIGSAKYRIPRGVAILIAFVIAGLILSVIVTFVLFPFVQEFNKLVVDLPTLIDKIKNVTTLIGERASNVQLSGNARGPIEHAFSSAAAYGVSLLHSMVNAVLNFASQIVELVVVPVLTYYFLRDWREIKGGVVAIFPSAMRDKVSTIIEEMATVISNYIRGQVLISVLMGLLVFSGLYLLKVDYPVVLGLLATLTETIPIIGPIIGAVPAVILAYIISPALAVKAAIFYIAIHQIENHVVVPNIMGHTIELHPVIIIISLLVGGQLAGIAGMILAVPVTALLRVLLKHLWNYEDNM; the protein is encoded by the coding sequence ATGACTAAATCCCCTGCAGTTTGGATTAAAGTCGGTGTTTTGCTTGCGGGATTATACTTTCTAAGTCAAGTATCTTCCATTTACCTGCCTGTTATTTTGGCAATGGTCCTGTCTTTTGTGTTAAATCCATTGGTTAATAAGATCGCGGGCATTCCCATAGGATCTGCAAAGTATAGAATACCCCGCGGAGTAGCTATATTGATTGCTTTTGTAATTGCAGGTTTGATACTTTCGGTAATTGTCACTTTTGTTCTGTTTCCTTTCGTTCAGGAATTTAATAAATTAGTAGTGGATTTACCGACTTTGATTGATAAAATAAAAAATGTTACAACACTAATCGGAGAAAGGGCCAGTAATGTTCAACTGTCTGGAAATGCCAGGGGTCCGATTGAACATGCTTTTTCCAGTGCTGCCGCCTATGGTGTAAGCCTATTACACAGTATGGTAAATGCAGTATTGAATTTTGCCTCTCAAATTGTTGAATTGGTTGTTGTCCCTGTATTAACTTATTATTTTCTCCGGGACTGGCGTGAGATTAAAGGGGGGGTTGTAGCGATATTTCCCTCTGCTATGCGGGATAAAGTGAGCACCATAATTGAAGAAATGGCCACAGTCATCAGCAACTATATACGGGGACAGGTTCTTATCAGTGTTTTAATGGGTCTGCTTGTTTTTAGCGGTTTGTACCTTTTGAAAGTTGACTATCCTGTAGTTTTGGGACTGCTGGCGACATTAACCGAAACAATTCCGATTATTGGTCCGATTATAGGTGCGGTACCGGCAGTTATTCTTGCTTATATCATATCTCCAGCTCTGGCTGTTAAGGCTGCAATTTTTTATATCGCCATCCATCAGATTGAAAACCACGTGGTTGTGCCAAATATTATGGGGCATACCATCGAATTGCATCCTGTAATTATTATTATAAGTTTATTGGTTGGTGGACAATTGGCTGGAATCGCCGGCATGATTTTGGCGGTTCCCGTCACAGCCCTTTTGCGTGTATTATTGAAACACCTATGGAATTATGAAGATAATATGTAA
- a CDS encoding Fur family transcriptional regulator: MIIDMTGLRQKLRERQYKVTPQRQIILQIFLDNQDKHLSAEDIHNIVRDQSNDIGLATVYRTLELLSELEVLQKIDFGDGRSRYEINETSTPHHHHHLICLSCGKVIEFEEDLLENLENSIAQNSNFTIVDHQVKFYGHCQECSLKSEH, from the coding sequence ATGATAATCGACATGACCGGTTTGCGGCAAAAATTGCGGGAACGCCAGTATAAAGTGACTCCGCAACGACAAATCATATTACAAATTTTTCTGGATAATCAGGACAAGCATTTAAGTGCTGAGGATATCCATAATATTGTCCGGGATCAATCGAATGATATCGGCCTGGCAACAGTATATCGCACCCTGGAACTTTTAAGTGAACTGGAAGTTTTGCAAAAAATAGATTTTGGTGACGGTCGCAGCCGTTACGAGATTAATGAGACAAGTACCCCCCATCACCATCATCACCTTATTTGCCTTTCCTGTGGTAAGGTAATTGAATTTGAAGAGGACTTACTTGAGAATTTGGAAAACTCAATTGCCCAAAACAGCAATTTTACAATTGTCGATCACCAGGTAAAATTCTACGGCCACTGCCAGGAGTGCAGTTTAAAAAGTGAACATTAA
- the hemZ gene encoding coproporphyrinogen dehydrogenase HemZ, with translation MNIKHYILSTSNKEVTTAVDDVMTLFKVTAIEPGHPANIYDNVSPECVLVEVGITYGDQDKDTVKISIYYHKSIADNSMALRRTDPAGSPVLSSNTFNISPNIYCHSAELSAKTASNEGTVDNISIIKRLTKRGVLEFMRNITGINPSPWGILRGVRPTKIVHRLLDQGFGSKDIIDILTGDYALHLNKAKLVTGIARHQRQYLSVENVHDLGKAVSLYISVPFCPTRCLYCSFPAHTLPKDKEQLAAYMRAVRTDINAAAKLISKFGLSVETVYIGGGTPTSLPADDLAALLTMTKEAYTSANTIEFTVEAGRPDSLDDAKIATLRDYGVTRVSINPQTMQEKTLQHLGRRHTVQDIIDTFEKIRRTQIPVINMDVIAGLPGESETDMENTMHQLSRLGPENITVHTLAIKRGSLLKSSLSSMSSMSEKVQVDLPDEETTNNMLAIAADYTAKMNMHPYYLYRQKYMTGNLENVGYAKKGNDCLYNIRIMEERQTIIGIGPAAGTKAVNTVNWRLQSCYNPKDVNTYINNLNIYLQERNTLLTRLFGDLKGE, from the coding sequence GTGAACATTAAGCACTATATTTTATCAACATCTAATAAGGAAGTAACGACGGCGGTAGATGATGTGATGACTTTGTTCAAAGTTACTGCTATCGAACCGGGTCATCCAGCGAACATTTATGATAATGTCTCCCCCGAATGCGTTTTAGTGGAAGTTGGGATAACATATGGTGATCAGGATAAAGATACCGTAAAAATTTCTATTTATTACCATAAAAGTATCGCTGATAACAGCATGGCTTTGCGGAGAACAGACCCAGCTGGAAGTCCCGTTCTTTCGTCTAATACATTTAATATTTCACCTAATATATATTGCCATTCGGCGGAATTATCGGCAAAAACAGCATCAAATGAAGGAACTGTTGACAACATAAGCATAATTAAACGTCTAACCAAACGTGGAGTATTAGAGTTCATGCGCAATATCACCGGGATCAACCCCAGTCCTTGGGGTATCTTGCGTGGGGTCAGGCCGACAAAAATCGTTCACCGGTTATTAGATCAAGGTTTTGGCAGTAAAGATATTATTGATATATTAACGGGTGATTACGCTTTGCATTTAAACAAAGCCAAACTTGTCACTGGCATTGCCCGGCATCAGCGCCAATACTTAAGTGTTGAAAACGTTCATGACCTAGGAAAAGCTGTTAGTCTTTACATAAGTGTCCCATTTTGTCCCACACGATGTTTATACTGTTCCTTTCCCGCCCATACGCTGCCGAAAGATAAAGAACAACTTGCCGCCTACATGAGAGCTGTTAGGACAGACATTAACGCTGCAGCTAAATTAATAAGTAAATTTGGCCTGTCAGTAGAAACTGTCTACATCGGCGGCGGAACACCCACAAGTCTTCCGGCCGATGATTTGGCTGCCTTGCTTACCATGACCAAAGAAGCTTATACTTCTGCCAATACAATTGAATTTACAGTGGAAGCAGGACGCCCTGACAGTTTAGATGATGCAAAAATAGCAACTTTGCGAGATTATGGCGTTACCCGGGTAAGTATTAATCCTCAGACAATGCAGGAAAAAACCTTGCAACATCTTGGACGCAGGCATACCGTCCAAGATATAATAGATACGTTCGAAAAAATTCGCCGTACACAAATTCCGGTAATCAATATGGATGTAATCGCCGGACTACCGGGCGAAAGCGAAACGGATATGGAAAACACCATGCACCAGCTTTCCCGGCTGGGACCCGAAAACATTACTGTCCATACGTTAGCCATAAAACGAGGGTCACTTCTAAAATCTTCATTATCATCTATGTCATCTATGTCGGAAAAGGTCCAAGTGGACCTGCCGGATGAAGAAACGACAAACAATATGCTGGCAATTGCCGCTGATTATACGGCCAAGATGAACATGCATCCTTATTATTTATATAGACAAAAGTATATGACCGGTAATTTGGAAAACGTAGGTTACGCCAAAAAAGGCAACGATTGCCTTTATAACATTCGGATCATGGAGGAGAGGCAGACTATTATCGGTATTGGACCGGCGGCCGGAACCAAAGCGGTAAATACGGTAAACTGGCGACTGCAAAGTTGTTATAATCCCAAAGATGTTAATACATATATTAATAACTTAAATATCTATCTGCAAGAAAGAAATACATTGCTTACCAGATTATTTGGCGATTTGAAAGGGGAATAG
- the hisS gene encoding histidine--tRNA ligase, translating to MLTTGPRGTKDILPDLSSHWRYIESIARDICNRSVYQEIRTPIFEHTELFLRGIGETTDIVEKEMYTFIDRGKRSITLRPENTAAVVRSYLEHKLYADLQPSKLYYIGPMFRYDRPQAGRYRQFHQFGVEAIGAKGPVIDAEIISLAVLFFRKLGLNELMLYINSVGCPKCRPVYRTQLKDFFHEKLSFLCEDCQSRFERNPMRILDCKNDKCAEISNNAPHMVESLCEDCSTHFSQLKQLLTAAQIDYIINPRLVRGLDYYTKTAFEIQYPPLGAQSAVCGGGRYDGLVAECGGQPTPGIGFAIGLERVLLALEKQKLLPEVNTAIDVFVAPLIGAAQAMAFGLLVKLREQGVTCDMDYMERSLKAQMKYANKYPAKYVALIGEDEIAQGKVMFKNMATGEQQLTDSKDIIRMIKEGMEK from the coding sequence ATGTTAACTACCGGACCGCGCGGTACTAAAGATATATTGCCGGACTTGAGTTCCCACTGGCGGTATATCGAAAGTATCGCCCGTGATATATGCAACCGGTCAGTGTATCAGGAAATTCGAACGCCGATATTTGAGCACACCGAGCTGTTTTTGCGGGGAATCGGGGAAACCACCGACATTGTAGAAAAAGAAATGTATACGTTTATTGATCGCGGTAAACGCAGCATAACCCTCAGGCCGGAAAACACAGCCGCAGTGGTCAGATCATACCTTGAACACAAGCTTTACGCCGACCTCCAACCGTCCAAATTGTACTACATTGGCCCCATGTTTCGCTATGATCGGCCGCAAGCAGGCAGATACCGTCAGTTTCATCAGTTTGGCGTTGAAGCAATTGGCGCGAAGGGGCCGGTAATTGATGCCGAGATTATCAGCCTGGCGGTGTTGTTTTTTCGGAAACTTGGATTAAATGAGTTAATGCTATACATTAATTCCGTTGGCTGCCCTAAATGTCGACCGGTCTACCGGACTCAACTTAAAGATTTTTTTCACGAAAAACTATCTTTTTTATGTGAGGACTGCCAGTCAAGATTTGAACGCAACCCCATGCGTATACTTGATTGCAAAAATGATAAATGTGCTGAAATTTCCAATAATGCTCCCCATATGGTAGAATCTTTGTGTGAAGATTGCAGCACGCATTTTTCTCAATTAAAGCAACTCTTAACCGCTGCCCAAATTGACTATATAATTAATCCTCGCTTGGTTAGAGGCCTTGATTATTATACAAAAACCGCATTTGAAATTCAGTACCCGCCACTTGGCGCGCAAAGCGCTGTTTGCGGGGGAGGGCGATATGACGGCCTGGTTGCTGAATGCGGCGGACAACCTACCCCCGGTATTGGCTTTGCCATCGGCCTGGAGAGAGTACTGCTGGCTCTTGAAAAACAAAAGCTTTTGCCTGAAGTTAATACTGCCATTGATGTGTTTGTTGCGCCTCTTATCGGAGCGGCTCAAGCTATGGCATTTGGACTTTTGGTAAAACTCCGTGAACAGGGTGTTACCTGTGATATGGACTATATGGAACGCAGTCTAAAGGCGCAAATGAAATATGCCAATAAATATCCGGCCAAATACGTCGCCCTGATAGGTGAGGATGAAATAGCCCAGGGAAAAGTCATGTTTAAGAACATGGCTACCGGTGAGCAGCAATTAACTGATTCTAAAGATATAATACGCATGATCAAAGAGGGGATGGAGAAATAA
- the aspS gene encoding aspartate--tRNA ligase: protein MDLPQGLKRTHPCNALREQHAGQEVTLCGWVSRRRDHGGLIFIDLRDRSGFIQIVFSPEVELNAFNKAETVRNEYVLAVRGKVKLRSESTMNPNMATGAVEVYGHELRILNTAKTPPFYIQDNIDVDETLRLKYRYLDLRRPEMQRDLMLRHRVTKTMRDFLDKHEFVEIETPMLTRSTPEGARDYLVPSRVNPGKFYALPQSPQIFKQLLMVAGMERYFQITRCFRDEDLRADRQPEFTQLDIEMSFIDREDILSLMERMIAYIFKESLDINVPTPFPRISYDEAMAKYGSDKPDLRFEMEIKDISAAVRNSGFKVFDNVLANGGQVRAINVKGNANIPRRELDGLVDYAAIYGAKGLAWMCYTKEGIKSPITKFFNEQTLNQITELTAAETGDLLLIVADKAKVIAAALGQLRLEMARRLNLIDPNKLSFLWIIDFPMFEFDEEEKRWVAMHHPFTSPREEDVFYLGHEPDRIKAKAYDMVLNGIELGGGSIRIYHRDLQEKIFSAIGLSPEEAVEKFGFLLEAFEYGTPPHGGIAFGLDRLIMLMAKRSSLRDVIAFPKTQSASDVMTQAPSEVSPRQLKELFIKAEVLSKK from the coding sequence ATTGATTTGCCACAAGGATTAAAACGTACCCATCCATGCAATGCTCTACGGGAGCAGCACGCTGGGCAGGAAGTCACTTTATGCGGCTGGGTTTCACGCCGTCGAGACCATGGCGGTCTGATCTTTATTGACCTCAGGGACCGTTCCGGATTCATACAAATTGTGTTCTCACCGGAAGTTGAATTAAACGCTTTTAACAAAGCGGAAACGGTTCGCAACGAGTATGTACTGGCTGTGCGGGGTAAAGTAAAACTTAGATCCGAAAGTACAATGAACCCCAATATGGCTACAGGGGCAGTGGAAGTCTATGGCCATGAATTAAGAATCTTGAACACCGCCAAAACTCCACCTTTCTACATCCAAGATAATATTGACGTGGACGAGACCTTGCGCTTGAAATACAGGTACCTGGATTTACGTCGCCCTGAAATGCAAAGGGATTTAATGCTGCGCCACCGGGTAACCAAAACTATGAGGGATTTTCTCGATAAACACGAATTTGTTGAAATTGAAACGCCAATGTTAACCCGGAGTACGCCGGAAGGCGCCAGAGACTATTTAGTGCCTAGCCGGGTCAACCCCGGCAAGTTCTATGCATTGCCACAGTCTCCCCAAATCTTCAAGCAATTGCTTATGGTTGCAGGGATGGAACGGTATTTCCAAATCACTCGCTGCTTTCGTGATGAGGATTTGCGGGCTGACCGCCAACCGGAGTTTACTCAACTGGATATTGAGATGTCGTTCATTGACCGGGAAGACATTCTATCTTTGATGGAGCGAATGATCGCTTATATTTTTAAAGAAAGTCTTGATATTAATGTGCCTACGCCTTTCCCGAGAATTAGCTATGATGAAGCCATGGCAAAATACGGATCAGATAAACCCGATCTCCGTTTTGAAATGGAGATTAAAGACATTTCCGCCGCGGTACGTAATTCAGGGTTTAAAGTATTCGACAATGTATTAGCCAATGGCGGTCAGGTAAGGGCTATAAATGTAAAAGGCAATGCCAATATTCCCCGCCGCGAGTTGGATGGCCTGGTAGACTATGCTGCCATTTACGGAGCAAAAGGGTTGGCCTGGATGTGCTACACCAAAGAAGGCATTAAGTCGCCGATAACTAAGTTCTTTAACGAGCAAACCCTCAACCAAATTACTGAACTGACCGCAGCAGAGACGGGAGATTTACTGCTCATTGTTGCCGATAAGGCGAAAGTTATTGCCGCGGCTTTGGGACAGCTTCGGTTGGAAATGGCCCGCCGTTTGAATCTAATTGACCCTAATAAGTTATCCTTCCTGTGGATAATTGATTTTCCCATGTTTGAATTTGATGAAGAAGAAAAACGCTGGGTAGCCATGCATCATCCCTTTACCTCACCCCGGGAGGAAGATGTTTTCTATTTGGGCCACGAGCCGGACCGTATTAAAGCTAAAGCCTATGACATGGTCTTAAACGGCATTGAACTCGGCGGCGGCAGCATCCGAATTTACCACCGCGATTTGCAAGAAAAAATATTTTCCGCTATTGGCTTGTCGCCGGAAGAGGCTGTAGAAAAGTTCGGATTTCTGCTGGAAGCATTTGAATATGGTACTCCACCCCATGGCGGTATTGCTTTTGGCCTTGATCGTCTGATTATGTTGATGGCCAAACGCTCTTCTTTGCGGGATGTTATCGCCTTCCCGAAAACCCAGAGTGCATCTGATGTTATGACGCAAGCTCCGTCGGAAGTTTCACCGCGGCAGTTAAAAGAATTATTTATTAAGGCTGAAGTTTTGAGCAAAAAATAG
- a CDS encoding replication-associated recombination protein A, with translation MDLFNTNLFGEDNNNKNFRTSPLAVRMRPRSLEEFIGQEHMLNPGTFLRRAIENDNLPSIILFGPPGTGKTTLALIIAKTTGARFEKLNAVTAGIADIRKIVESARERLRLHQGHTILFIDEIHRFNKSQQDALLPHVENGTVTLIGATTENPYFEVNSPLLSRTRIVRLQKLARDAIIKILFQAINDPERGLGSSNIKYDDATLMTIAEISGGDARVALNILEQTALMLGPDNILTPEIVAAVAGEKIQVYDKQGDNHYDVVSAFIKSMRGSDPDAALHYLARMIVAGEDVKFIARRIVICAAEDVGNADPQALVIATAAAQGVQFVGMPEARILLAQAVTYIATAPKSNASYTAIDTAIEDVRRTDCGEVPLHLRDSSYKGAKQFGHGKEYLYPHSYPNSYVEQQYLPDKIANKSYYQPTQHGYEAILRERLQALRRKK, from the coding sequence GTGGATTTGTTCAATACCAACCTTTTTGGCGAAGACAATAATAATAAAAACTTCCGGACTTCGCCGCTTGCAGTTCGTATGCGTCCCAGGAGCCTGGAAGAATTTATCGGCCAAGAGCATATGCTTAACCCCGGGACTTTTTTGCGAAGGGCAATTGAGAATGACAACCTGCCTTCAATTATTTTGTTTGGACCGCCGGGAACAGGTAAAACGACTTTAGCGCTTATTATTGCCAAGACAACCGGAGCAAGATTTGAAAAATTAAATGCCGTTACCGCTGGTATTGCCGATATTCGTAAAATCGTGGAATCCGCCCGCGAACGCCTGCGCTTGCATCAGGGACACACGATTTTATTTATAGATGAAATTCACCGCTTTAACAAGAGCCAGCAAGATGCGCTTCTGCCGCATGTAGAAAACGGAACAGTTACTTTGATCGGCGCTACAACAGAAAATCCCTATTTCGAGGTTAACTCGCCGCTTTTATCAAGAACGAGAATAGTTCGCCTGCAAAAGCTGGCTAGAGATGCAATCATCAAAATATTATTCCAGGCTATCAATGACCCGGAACGAGGGCTTGGCTCAAGCAACATTAAATATGATGATGCAACGTTAATGACCATAGCCGAAATTTCCGGTGGTGATGCCAGAGTTGCCCTTAATATATTGGAGCAAACGGCCTTGATGCTGGGCCCTGATAATATTCTCACACCTGAAATTGTCGCGGCCGTCGCTGGTGAAAAAATACAGGTCTACGATAAACAAGGGGATAATCATTACGATGTAGTATCGGCATTTATTAAAAGCATGCGGGGATCGGATCCGGATGCGGCGCTGCATTACCTGGCCCGTATGATTGTCGCAGGCGAAGACGTTAAGTTTATAGCCCGCAGAATTGTTATATGTGCTGCCGAAGATGTGGGCAACGCCGATCCACAGGCCTTAGTCATAGCTACCGCGGCCGCCCAGGGAGTCCAATTTGTCGGCATGCCTGAAGCCAGGATTTTGCTTGCGCAAGCAGTGACTTATATTGCAACGGCGCCAAAAAGCAATGCGTCATATACTGCCATTGATACGGCAATCGAAGACGTGCGCCGGACAGACTGCGGCGAAGTACCGCTTCACCTCAGAGACTCAAGTTACAAAGGAGCAAAACAATTTGGCCACGGGAAGGAATATCTTTATCCCCACAGTTATCCCAATAGCTATGTTGAACAACAATATTTACCTGATAAGATAGCAAATAAATCCTATTATCAGCCTACCCAGCATGGTTATGAAGCTATATTGCGGGAAAGGCTTCAGGCTTTACGCCGGAAAAAATAA